ggcagcagctgccaACTCTCCTAACATGAAGTCACTTTCACAAATGCCAACATCACAGTCACCACAACCGTTTGCAGTACCACGAGGGAGCACTAGGGAGAGGCGGGGGCATCCCACCCTCCTCACCCGCATGAAGAGGAGAGGgtgagctggggaagggctgTATGAGGTCTGGCTgctctctggggcaggcccaTGGCGTTCCAGGGGGTCTAACTCTGAGGACAGGGGCTGATTCTTTAGCTCCCAGCCGGACCTGCTGTTCAACCTCTCCTCATCCAGCACAGACCATCATCCCCTCCTGCTGAGCTCTTCCCCCTGCAACCGAGGTCACATCTATAGGAACACTGACCAGCACTGACTCAGACACACCAGCGCCACCCAGAGTGCAGGGAGGGTCCGGGGATGCCCCGAGGGGGCTGTGTTTCCTGGGCTCAGCTCCCGTGTCCTTTCATAGAGGTGCAGCTTGTCCTTGTTGGAATGAAGCATCTTCACGTCCTCGAAAGCGTAATAAGCTGCCAGAGTGAAGTTGACGTCCCCCGTGGTCAGGAGGTCGAAGACGCAGGACTGGAAGTACAGGTCCTCCACGGGGAGCTTCTCCCGACACTTGGCCGTGGCCGTTTCGTAGGTGAAGAACTCGGGGGAGGAGACGAGGCTGGGCCCTTTCCTGCGAGCCCGGCCTTCCGTGCCCTGAGCAGAGCGGAAGGTCTGGAAGTCAATCTGTTGGTTAAGCGGGCAGCCCCGGAGGCAGAGGTAAAGGCCCTGGTTGTCCCTGTCCTCCACGGCGTTCACTACCTCCTCAGGCATGCGCACGGCGAAGGTGAGGTAATGCCCCACCTGCCTCACCACAATGGTGGTGCCGATGTACTTGGCTTGGATCTCGATGTGCTGGCCAGACACCTTCTCGGTGATCTTCAGGCTGTTGGCGCCATGCTTGTCGCCGCCGTTCTTGGAGCCGTCAGCGAAGGCAGCTGGGAGCTCGTCCATCTCCGCCTGGTACACTTTCTGGTCCACACACTCCTGGAAGCTCTTGAAGATGATGGTGAGCTGTGAGGGGATAGGGGGGAGAAAAAGGGGCATTAACCAACGCTGATAACCCATTGAGCTTGGTCACCAGTACATCTCATTAATGAGTACAAGGGGGTTTAGGCCTGAGTGGTTCATTCATCAACCACCACCATGTGCCTCCAGAAGCGGTTTGGAACACGGAGAATCAGTCTTTTGGGGCATTTTAAATTCCACAAGCACAGAGTTCCCACTACGAGATTTCCCCCTCTTATGCATAAGGCCACCAGGCTTCAGCCTACAGGCGGATGCATCAAGGGGCATATCAGCTACACACAGGAAGGAACCAGAGACAGGACTAGAACCCAAAGGTCATGCTGCCAAATCCCACAGAAGTTACTTGTTGGAGCTGAGCTGTGACCCTGAGacctgggagcagagggggagggagagaagagtcCATTGATTAGCCCCAACTAATATGCACCATGTCCCCAAGCCACTGACCTATTAATTGTTCTTTACACTTAGCGCATGCTTCCCTTCTTCAATTCACTGCAGGCCCCTTTGACAAGCCTGTGAGCCAGAGGGGTATCCAGCCCCTTGTGGTATGACAACAGAGAGGAAAAGGGACTTGCTCAAGACCATGCAGCAAGATGTCGGTTAGACTCCCAggtgttcctggctcccagttctgtgctcagGCTGACCCCCTCTCTCTAGCTGGGATTTCCCTGTGAAGCTACAGCAGGTTTTAATACCTCATGGGAGAGCTTACAGGGAGTTTAGAGCTTATACGGAGTCTATTTATTAGGGATATGTCTGAACCAAAGTGCTCTCAAAACCTCAGTGAAGTTCCAATCTGGATCTAAAATACACAGCTGACAACCAGGCTCCTGGATCTGACTCCTGGGACACTTGGATCCATCCTGCTATTTATTTACATTGCTTCTGGAACAAAAGCCAGTTTCAAATGGCTCCCAGTGGGGCCCCAGCATTCCCCTTGGCTCTCCCCCTCGGGGGGATCTGCACCAGCCATTCTGCCCCAGATTTCCCATTGCTGCTCCCACCAGTTCAGTCCCACTTAGTACAGCAATGGGGGAGCTG
This window of the Chelonia mydas isolate rCheMyd1 chromosome 10, rCheMyd1.pri.v2, whole genome shotgun sequence genome carries:
- the RGMA gene encoding repulsive guidance molecule A, giving the protein MQPIRERIVVKARAGWMGMGRGAGSTALGFFQILPVFLCIFPAATSQCKILKCNSEFWAATSGSHHLGTEEAPEFCTALRTYAHCTRRTARTCRGDLAYHSAVHGIDDLMVQHNCSKDGPTSQPRLRTLPPGDSQERSDSPEICHYEKSFHKHSAPPNYTHCGLFGDPHLRTFTDSFQTCKVQGAWPLIDNNYLNVQVTNTPVLPGSSATATTKLTIIFKSFQECVDQKVYQAEMDELPAAFADGSKNGGDKHGANSLKITEKVSGQHIEIQAKYIGTTIVVRQVGHYLTFAVRMPEEVVNAVEDRDNQGLYLCLRGCPLNQQIDFQTFRSAQGTEGRARRKGPSLVSSPEFFTYETATAKCREKLPVEDLYFQSCVFDLLTTGDVNFTLAAYYAFEDVKMLHSNKDKLHLYERTRELSPGNTAPSGHPRTLPALWVALVCLSQCWSVFL